One part of the Odontesthes bonariensis isolate fOdoBon6 chromosome 15, fOdoBon6.hap1, whole genome shotgun sequence genome encodes these proteins:
- the fam174c gene encoding protein FAM174C, whose amino-acid sequence MTFRGFLSAVVVPICWVIASEAEVPTPAEGTAAPGLPVSNSSRGNNTHGGGRAHGGLFNSFSVDSSMIQRALYVLIAITMIGVLYFLIRAVRLKKPAQRKKYGLLSNYDDSLEMEAVESEEDDTLYEARSLRR is encoded by the exons ATGACTTTTCGCGGGTTTCTCTCGGCGGTCGTGGTGCCGATATGTTGGGTGATCGCGTCCGAGGCGGAGGTTCCGACCCCCGCCGAAGGGACCGCGGCGCCCGGCCTCCCTGTGAGCAACTCCAgcagggggaacaacacgcacgGCGGCGGCAGGGCTCACGGTGGGCTGTTCAACAGCTTCAGCGTGGACAGCTCGATGATCCAGCGGGCCTTGTACGTCCTCATCGCCATCACCATGATCGGAGTTCTCTACTTCCTCATCCGAGCCGTGCG GCTGAAGAAGCCGGCGCAGAGGAAGAAGTACGGACTGCTGTCCAACTACGACGACTCTCTGGAGATGGAGGCGGTGGAGAGCGAAGAAGACGACACGCTGTATGAAGCTCGCAGCCTGCGCAG ATGA
- the LOC142399929 gene encoding E3 SUMO-protein ligase ZBED1: MAPAIDNRTEQTSNTPRGRRLRQTRRDHTEKRQRGVLEILTPEERLLKMIVSNLLPLELTEKASFRSFVTALKPSVRVPDKTKLRSLLHEVCQEQVKTMDETLASVEDIVLTCELWSSRPEDSNLTVGCHFVDQVGNLKSYMLKTTNLMGDTSAGNIERQLSAIMKKWRMTKKVHSVVRAGMPQLKQGKTRYMQMPCFADTLNGILKELLSRNDLRNVLQKCENIVRFFKHDTTAGKMLQSSKDAPNQQQQELIMYSGDRWLAWLHMLQRLFEQYEVVKTVLNERGKADLILDEKEEKKLTNLLSALEPLKTATSKMKGSGFDTISVMLPVVTTLMDALQEEEVRGNPVAKSLLSKCKKEFGDINVHMLAPMTFLDPRYKDQLGEENRKLAIEKISKELNAGEAVFDVRGVLDRYAAFKATKGLNNPLTWWKNTGNRKFGELSQFALKKLGMVSTAVPLERAFSMAGDQFCNLRSSIEPENLNMMLFLNSNWR, translated from the exons ATGGCTCCAGCAATCGACAACCGGA CTGAACAAACGTCTAACACTCCGAGAGGAAGACGCCTCCGGCAAACAAGACGTGATCACACAGAGAAGAGGCAGAGAGGAG TCCTGGAAATACTGACACCAGAAGAGCGCCTGCTGAAGATGATCGTTTCCAATTTGCTGCCTTTGGAATTAACAGAAAAGGCAAGCTTTCGAAGTTTTGTAACAGCACTAAAACCCTCAGTACGTGTTCCTGATAAAACCAAGCTGCGCTCACTGCTTCATGAAGTCTGCCAGGAACAAGTGAAGACCATGGACGAAACGCTGGCCTCGGTTGAGGACATTGTGCTGACATGCGAGTTGTGGTCTTCAAGGCCTGAAGACTCCAATCTCACAGTCGGTTGTCATTTTGTGGATCAAGTTGGAAACCTGAAGTCCTACATGCTGAAAACTACCAACCTGATGGGAGACACCTCTGCAGGTAACATTGAAAGGCAGCTTTCTGCCATCATGAAGAAATGGAGAATGACAAAAAAGGTTCACAGCGTGGTCAGGGCAGGTATGCCACAACTCAAACAAGGTAAAACGAGGTACATGCAAATGCCCTGTTTCGCAGACACCTTGAACGGGATCTTAAAGGAGCTGCTGAGCAGAAACGATCTCAGAAACGTTCTGCAGAAATGTGAGAACATCGTCAGGTTCTTTAAGCACGACACCACAGCTGGAAAGATGCTCCAGAGCTCCAAAGATGCTCCAAACCAGCAGCAACAAGAGTTAATCATGTATTCTGGTGACCGGTGGCTGGCTTGGCTGCACATGCTTCAGCGGCTGTTTGAGCAGTACGAGGTCGTAAAGACGGTGCTGAACGAGAGAGGAAAAGCAGATTTGATTCTGGAcgaaaaagaggagaagaaacTCACAAACCTCTTGTCGGCTCTGGAACCCCTGAAAACAGCCACGTCCAAGATGAAAGGAAGCGGCTTCGACACCATTTCGGTCATGTTGCCGGTGGTGACGACCCTCATGGACGCACTGCAGGAAGAAGAAGTGAGAGGGAACCCTGTTGCAAAATCGTTACTGTCAAAATGCAAGAAGGAGTTTGGGGACATTAACGTCCACATGCTGGCTCCGATGACGTTCCTCGACCCGAGATACAAAGACCAGCTGggagaagaaaacagaaaactggCGATTGAGAAGATATCTAAAGAGCTGAATGCAGGCGAAGCCGTGTTTGACGTCAGAGGCGTTCTGGACAGATACGCGGCCTTTAAAGCCACCAAAGGGCTGAACAACCCTCTGACCTGGTGGAAGAACACAGGAAATAGGAAATTTGGTGAATTAAGCCAATTTGCTCTGAAGAAACTTGGGATGGTCTCCACCGCTGTGCCCTTGGAGAGGGCGTTTTCCATGGCTGGTGATCAGTTTTGCAACCTCAGGAGCTCCATCGAGCCAGAAAACCTCAACATGATGCTGTTTCTGAACAGCAACTGGAGATAG